The following coding sequences are from one Plectropomus leopardus isolate mb chromosome 10, YSFRI_Pleo_2.0, whole genome shotgun sequence window:
- the LOC121948779 gene encoding matrix-remodeling-associated protein 5-like, protein MFHSMCVPAAQLTLLVLTLVVPMGHTCPRSCNCYQASEVHCTFRSLLTVPPGLPIHTRRINLGYNSIGSIHDSSLAGLKKVELLMLHSNDLHHLPDGAFKDMKSLQILKLSYNKLREISSSLTFSGLTSLLRLYLDHNLLQHIHPRALLQLPSLRLLRLQGNRLHQLHPHTLCTLSLLNTYYFSTLRHLDLSNNSLTTLPRETLATAPLLETLVLQANLWNCDCRMNWFLSWSLAHPGLMKCPGGPQCPICASPNSLQGQGMLEKTDLSCTSPVIPSPGRDTPLEAELIEIQSSESFREPLGTASLGLSDQQGNSVDLGCNITHSAESQDITPPPDFSLSSSSPLPLALSLSLECPVERQSYEKLWRILAYYSETAVRLEREIMLSKAPALAYRYRQVAETDGYYHTGVKASVKARPQWLLQSAISIQLNRAQSNGHKVQLIYSTRVSAHPDRASPPSTSSPASHQWVLISTNHTTTALAAVAGSNVDLSCPLLSSGNPTVQWVLPDGSKLIIPSSSLDGRLQASNSGLRLHKVQLSDAGIYYCIARAGKDVDVLPLRLAVEESSVPPSGEQVGPSVIGNVGEPITLSCKASGSPSPHMSWVLPDGNIIRQGLAVSGGLSMQVNGSLSLRNPAPRDAGHYRCIAVNQYGSDSLSMQLELNSQYPPPLRTSFPRGPQSAAGRSTKIRAPLLMEGSGDEDEEERTIVGNRGHPRPPQPPPNRRYPIGKPRRRGPMREGPLRRGGSLSSTDQRRNRFDKRRRITTNNQRIDPQKWADLLAKIRQKTGNVNNSMPVTAGKHTAEPVGGGKGVDKGQLEGRDGTEKGRAEGAGVEAETEGSSLDDADLQEEGLQYVHPVHTEMPTETKTSTETDSEIKTERPTETQTDIENEPERETENGSPQTETVTSPETQKEPVTTKPISGTNDIVPELGKGVEPEANTNPSRTRPQNPRQGLFPNLVPNSRPQSPWNSRRRIGQRRRIINRPRGRPLIPPRPVPDPTNQRSQTATPDTTTVHINTLLLASTTTSPAILLTHSDHIRTASNDALNPLSVPASNTHGISTSKPASLSLTPSTSLLTSLSPSHTKTYTDTVTHSDNIPDTAVYTPAPTDSGAVTAQTHETHTNARTHGIQTHTETHTASGKHVDKPSSKHSEELERNLWGVPYVSHSSTSFLLTPSSAVPSTVSTAATTTTAKIKTTSFTTLKSTSTTSSTTSIPTTTVREDTHPTTTSSTPITTSPTTSTTTTSIIPTSSTTTSTTTTLTSTMTTTIPILTSTTPSSNSSSYRTTTTTTSTTILFKAIPTTPNPTTTTPTSRITILAKTSPTTTRVATPSTFSTATTTRTTTSIRERPSIVQVDPRGRPVSGGSSKNRPPTDWKNPGTNSIPDSHSSRPRWPPYPPLPAAPGAPVVRSRPRIADPHIRTVSFPAESTARLACEAQGEPKPSITWTKVATGAVMSMHSRAQRFEVLPNGTLVIQNVQLQDRGTYICSAQSFLGRDRLLTTLEVWTRPPRMQLASYREATIHQGGEVHLECQADGVPSPLLSWVLPDRSVLTTAAPSTSRITVDTNGTLHISVTLPSDRGMYRCVASNSAGAASVSVRVHVSSLPPVIQQPREEHLLLSLGRPVYAHCSARGAPPPTLRWRIPDGTLVRPSQFLHGNLFVLPNGTLHIRGVGPKDSGNYECTASNVVGAVKRTVRVKIEGEEGERGFGGARNEGAKATEKPPPSSTLHKDRTLSSHPSNPFNSTRLSPSSPFDRSRTSLLTPNSSHSSSHPLRPSSTNSPPKINKPVTASPTHFNKTKPSSVSPPSTLPTNNIKISPGIVNNTRVTSSSSDKSIASALRPLPVSPFSKARIVSTSPSTTTVHYGVFLQLHCSVTGNPSPIIIWRTPGRKLVDMHFSFDRRLKVHPNGTLSVQAVTDKDAGDYLCIARNKVSDDYRLLRVSVATKPAKIEPKQPVNQMVSFGKPLKVDCQASGLPDPAVRWSLPDGTMVNSVLQGEERGGRARRLTVFDNGTLLVPAVGMGEEGEYTCYAENQGGQDTMKVKVKVMMSSPPAFADDRTYNVIKVRQGATATIRCHATGDPAPMVTWFSPMHRVIPRSLGSGFYSERVVVVSNGILEVRLAQKTDTGNYTCQASNSAGERSMVVGLEVEAPNPGLSGHVGGRGWSTSNGPGSGYNSRSGDSINNAGINQYGSTNRDTSKPGSNDSSNNGYSDNNGRIRNIVPNTDVNIATSSFNPALRGDSRDGANQPVSGITTQLGSSVISVGVSGAQNIGIKTDNLGINGNGPGIMTNSANIYSTVRGGSVERNLGTNNNEVISGRAGNDANTSGENGRVSDTSRNVGSSVSNNGVSWSSNVGEISDNNRNSGAGVVAGNTGANAVVGVVTTVKQRAVKGQTVLLPCPSQGSPPPRLSWLLPGNGVLPAPYYGSRLTVHRNGSLELRGVRTSDAGTLVCIVRGERGQMRIQVELEVSELQEEARSPHRGATVERPVQENTRIIERPRSLDSAQSFNSRPALPGTLRPRIPITQKPLHRAQSLPVLPRPVGPPPRSVSPVSEPAVSTRTAPLVSIINGETLRLPCPASHTYGYTQGSLTWTMPSGKLLSRGESSDSGRYIVQQDGTLTVQHASVFDRGTYTCRSSSFDSSSISVATVPVIVIAYPPRITAGPSPVTYTRPGVAVELPCLTIATPRATITWETPDLTQLTAMGQARIYGNRYLSPQGSLVIQNPTSRDTGFYRCTAKNVIGVDTKATYLHVI, encoded by the exons ATCCTAAAGCTGAGTTATAACAAGCTGAGAGAGATCTCTTCATCTCTGACCTTCTCTGGCCTGACCTCACTGCTGCGTCTCTACTTGGATCACAACCTCCTCCAGCACATCCACCCCCGGGCCCTGCTCCAGCTGCCGAGCCTCAGGCTGCTGCGTCTGCAAGGGAACAGGCTGCATCAGCTGCACCCTCACACTCTGTGCACACTGTCCCTTCTGAATACATATTACTTTTCTACACTCAG ACACCTAGACCTGTCCAACAACAGCCTAACCACTCTGCCCAGAGAGACCTTGGCGACAGCACCTCTGCTGGAGACTCTTGTACTGCAGGCTAATCTGTGGAATTGTGACTGTAGGATGAACTGGTTTCTCAGTTGGAGTTTGGCTCATCCAG GCCTAATGAAATGTCCTGGCGGCCCTCAGTGTCCAATCTGCGCCTCGCCCAACTCCCTCCAAGGTCAAGGCATGCTTGAGAAGACCGACCTATCCTGCACCTCGCCTGTAATCCCCTCCCCAGGAAGAGACACCCCTTTGGAGGCAGAACTCATTGAAATCCAATCAAGTGAATCCTTCAGAGAGCCTTTAGGCACTGCCTCTCTGGGTCTGTCCGACCAGCAGGGGAACAGTGTTGATCTGGGTTGCAACATCACTCACTCCGCTGAGTCCCAGGATATTACTCCTCCTCCAGATTTCTCCCTTTCCTCCTCATCCCCTCTCCCCCTTGCTCTGTCACTCTCCCTGGAGTGCCCTGTGGAGAGACAGAGCTATGAGAAACTTTGGAGGATCCTGGCTTACTACAGTGAGACTGCGGTTCGCCTGGAGAGGGAGATCATGCTGAGTAAAGCCCCAGCATTGGCCTACCGCTACAGGCAGGTGGCAGAGACAGACGGATATTATCACACTGGAGTCAAAGCGTCTGTTAAAGCTAGACCACAGTGGTTGCTGCAGTCAGCAATTAGCATTCAGCTAAACAGAGCGCAGTCTAACGGGCACAAAGTTCAACTTATATACTCAACAAGAGTTTCTGCTCATCCTGACCGTGCGTCTCCTCCCTCAACATCCTCCCCTGCTTCTCACCAGTGGGTGCTGATATCAACTAATCATACCACCACAGCATTGGCAGCAGTAGCAGGCAGTAACGTGGACCTGTCATGCCCTCTCCTAAGTTCTGGTAACCCGACAGTACAGTGGGTTCTCCCAGATGGATCCAAGCTCATCATTCCCTCCAGCAGCCTTGATGGTAGGCTCCAGGCTTCAAACTCTGGCTTACGTCTTCACAAAGTGCAGCTCTCAGATGCAGGGATATACTACTGCATAGCGCGGGCAGGTAAGGATGTAGATGTTCTCCCCCTGCGCCTGGCAGTTGAGGAGTCCTCTGTGCCGCCCTCAGGAGAGCAAGTGGGACCTTCTGTCATCGGAAATGTTGGGGAGCCAATCACTCTGTCCTGCAAGGCATCAGGTTCACCTTCACCTCATATGAGTTGGGTGTTACCGGATGGAAACATAATACGTCAGGGATTAGCTGTATCAGGTGGGCTCAGTATGCAAGTTAATGGGAGTCTCTCTCTGCGTAACCCTGCTCCAAGGGATGCAGGTCATTACCGCTGCATTGCGGTCAACCAGTATGGTAGTGACTCTCTGTCTATGCAGCTGGAATTAAACTCACAATACCCTCCACCACTTAGGACTTCATTTCCCAGAGGGCCACAGTCAGCCGCTGGCCGGTCAACCAAGATACGAGCACCATTACTAATGGAGGGATCGGGGGATGAAGACGAAGAAGAGAGAACTATTGTTGGCAATAGGGGCCATCCACGCCCTCCCCAACCTCCCCCAAACAGACGCTATCCAATCGGCAAACCCCGAAGACGTGGACCTATGAGAGAAGGCCCTCTAAGAAGAGGAGGGTCTTTATCTTCCACTGACCAGAGAAGAAACCGCTTTGATAAAAGACGTAGGATAACCACAAACAATCAAAGGATAGATCCTCAGAAATGGGCTGACCTCCTGGCTAAGATACGACAAAAGACTGGTAATGTTAATAACAGCATGCCTGTCACAGCAGGAAAGCACACAGCTGAACCAGTGGGAGGAGGCAAAGGCGTAGACAAGGGCCAACTAGAGGGACGTGATGGTACAGAGAAAGGTAGGGCTGAGGGAGCAGGGGTGGAGGCAGAAACTGAGGGGTCATCTCTTGATGATGCTGATTTACAAGAGGAAGGCCTACAGTATGTTCACCCTGTTCACACAGAAAtgccaacagaaacaaaaacaagcactgaaACAGACTCAGAGATAAAGACGGAGAGGCCAACAGAAACTCAGACAGATATAGAGAACgagccagagagagaaacagagaacgGATCTCCGCAGACAGAGACAGTAACAAGcccagagacacagaaagaacCAGTCACAACAAAGCCAATCTCAGGAACAAATGACATTGTCCCAGAACTAGGCAAAGGAGTTGAGCCTGAAGCAAATACCAATCCATCTAGAACCAGGCCTCAGAACCCCCGGCAGGGACTCTTCCCTAATTTGGTACCTAACTCAAGGCCTCAAAGCCCTTGGAACTCCCGCAGGAGAATCGGACAACGAAGACGAATCATTAACAGGCCCAGGGGGCGCCCTTTGATCCCGCCCCGACCTGTCCCTGACCCCACAAACCAGAGGTCACAAACTGCAACACCTGACACTACCACAGTTCACATTAATACATTGTTGCTGGCCTCAACAACCACATCTCCAGCTATTTTGTTGACACACAGTGACCATATTAGGACTGCTTCAAATGATGCACTAAATCCTCTGTCTGTACCTGCTTCGAACACTCATGGCATCTCCACTTCAAAACCCGCCTCCCTTTCATTGACTCCCTCTACCTCCCTTCTCACCTCATTATCCCCCTCTCACACAAAGACATATACAGACACTGTGACTCACTCAGACAATATCCCAGACACTGCAGTGTACACACCAGCACCCACTGACTCCGGTGCTGTGACCGCACAGACacatgagacacacacaaacgccAGGACACATggcatacagacacacacagaaacacacacagcctcaggCAAACATGTTGATAAACCCTCAAGCAAACACAGTGAAGAGCTTGAGAGGAATTTGTGGGGTGTACCATATGTGTCCCACTCCTCCACCTCTTTCTTACTCACTCCTTCCTCCGCTGTTCCCTCCACAGTCTCCACTGCAGCTACAACTACTactgcaaaaatcaaaacaacttCTTTTACTACTCTCAAGAGCACGAGTACTACTAGTAGCACTACAAGTATACCTACTACTACAGTGAGAGAGGACACACATCCCACAACAACTTCAAGTACTCCTATAACTACAAGTCCCACCACATCAACTACAACTACCAGTATCATTCCAACATCAAGCACTACCACAAGTACTACAACTACTCTCACTTCTACTATGACTACCACAATTCCTATTCTTACATCTACTACTCCTTCTTCAAATAGCTCATCTTATAGGAcgactactaccactactagtACTACAATCTTATTCAAAGCTATTCCCACAACTCCAAAccctactactactactccgACTAGTAGAATTACCATCTTAGCCAAAACTTCTCCAACTACTACAAGGGTTGCCACACCCAGTACATTTTCTACTGCTACCACAACAAGAACCACAACGTCAATCAGGGAGAGGCCAAGCATTGTTCAAGTTGATCCCAGAGGGAGGCCTGTTTCTGGGGGTTCAAGCAAGAATCGACCCCCTACTGACTGGAAGAACCCTGGAACTAATTCTATCCCTgattcacacagcagcaggccACGCTGGCCCCCCTACCCGCCGCTCCCTGCAGCCCCTGGG GCCCCAGTGGTGAGATCCAGGCCGAGGATTGCAGACCCACACATCAGGACAGTGTCGTTCCCTGCAGAGAGCACAGCCAGGCTGGCTTGTGAAGCTCAAGGAGAGCCAAAGCCCTCCATCACATGGACCAAGGTCGCCACAG gAGCAGTGATGTCAATGCACTCCAGGGCTCAGCGTTTTGAGGTCTTGCCAAATGGCACCCTTGTTATCCAGAATGTTCAGCTGCAGGACAGGGGCACATATATCTGCAGTGCACAGAGCTTTCTGGGTCGTGACAG ATTGCTAACCACCCTGGAAGTGTGGACCCGCCCCCCTCGGATGCAGCTGGCAAGCTATCGGGAAGCAACCATTCATCAGGGCGGAGAGGTGCACTTGGAGTGCCAGGCAGACGGCGTTCCCAGCCCTCTGCTCTCCTGGGTTCTACCTGATCGTTCTGTCCTGACCACCGCTGCCCCCTCCACCAGCCGCATCACTGTGGACACAAATGGAACTCTCCACATTTCAGTAACTTTACCAAGTGACAGAGGAATGTATCGCTGCGTGGCCTCCAACTCAGCAGGTGCTGCCAGTGTCTCTGTGCGTGTACACGTGTCCTCCTTGCCCCCAGTGATACAGCAACCCAGAGAGGAACACCTGCTTTTGTCTCTGGGGAGGCCTGTTTATGCTCACTGCTCTGCCCGTGGTGCCCCGCCACCAACTCTGCGCTGGCGAATCCCAGATGGGACTCTAGTTCGCCCATCCCAGTTTCTCCATGGCAATCTTTTTGTCTTGCCCAATGGGACACTGCACATTCGAGGAGTTGGGCCAAAGGACTCTGGGAATTATGAGTGCACAGCAAGTAATGTTGTTGGAGCTGTTAAGAGAACAGTAAGGGTAAAAAttgaaggagaagaaggagaaaggGGATTTGGGGGAGCAAGAAATGAAGGGGCAAAAGCTACTGAAAAACCGCCTCCCTCATCTACACTTCATAAAGACAGAACTCTGTCCAGCCACCCCTCAAATCCATTCAACTCCACAAGACTCTCCCCTTCATCGCCCTTTGACAGATCCAGGACTTCGCTGCTCACCCCAAACTCTTCTCACTCATCTTCTCACCCTCTCCGACCCAGCTCCACTAACTCGCCTCCTAAAATCAATAAACCAGTCACTGCTTCCCCCACacatttcaacaaaacaaaaccctcctctgtctccccaCCCTCCACACTACCTACAAATAACATCAAAATCTCGCCCGGCATTGTAAACAACACAAGAGTtacttcttcctcctctgacaAAAGCATAGCCTCAGCTTTGCGTCCATTGCCCGTCTCCCCCTTCAGTAAAGCCCGTATTGTTTCTACGTCACCCTCCACCACTACTGTCCACTACGGGGTATTTTTACAGCTCCACTGCTCTGTAACTGGCAATCCGTCACCTATCATCATTTGGAGGACCCCCGGCAGGAAACTGGTGGACATGCACTTCAG TTTTGACCGACGTCTGAAGGTGCACCCTAATGGCACCCTGTCAGTCCAGGCAGTAACAGATAAAGATGCTGGAGATTACCTCTGCATCGCACGCAACAAAGTCTCAGATGATTATCGCCTCCTGCGTGTCTCAGTGGCTACCAAGCCTGCCAAGATCGAGCCAAAGCAGCCAGTCAATCAAATGGTGTCATTTGGCAAACCACTGAAG GTGGACTGCCAGGCATCAGGACTGCCTGACCCAGCTGTTCGTTGGAGCTTACCAGATGGAACCATGGTGAACAGTGTGTTGCAgggggaggaaagaggagggcGAGCACGAAGGCTAACTGTGTTTGACAATGGGACCTTACTGGTTCCAGCAGTGGGTATGGGAGAAGAGGGAGAGTACACATGCTATGCAGAGAATCAAGGGGGTCAAGACACCATGAAG gtcaaagtaaaagtcatgATGTCGTCTCCACCAGCCTTCGCTGATGACAGAACCTACAATGTCATCAAAGTACGTCAGGGGGCAACTGCCACAATCCGCTGCCATGCCACGGGAGATCCTGCACCGATGGTAACATGGTTTTCCCCAATGCATCGTGTCATCCCACGAAGTTTGGGATCTGGTTTTTATTCTGAGCGGGTTGTAGTAGTTTCAAACGGAATTTTGGAGGTGCGTCTGGCTCAAAAGACTGACACGGGAAACTATACATGCCAAGCAAGCAATTCGGCAGGGGAGAGGAGCATGGTGGTGGGCCTAGAGGTGGAGGCTCCTAACCCTGGACTGAGTGGCCATGTGGGAGGAAGAGGTTGGAGTACCAGCAACGGGCCTGGTAGCGGTTATAACAGTAGATCAGGTGACAGCATTAATAATGCAGGGATAAACCAGTATGGATCTACCAACAGAGACACAAGCAAGCCTGGCAGCAATGACAGCAGCAATAATGGCTACAGTGATAACAATGGAAGGATAAGAAATATTGTACCAAACACTGATGTTAACATAGCAACCAGTAGCTTTAATCCTGCCCTTAGAGGTGATAGTAGAGATGGAGCAAATCAGCCTGTCAGTGGAATCACAACTCAACTTGGTAGCAGTGTAATCAGTGTCGGGGTGAGCGGGGCTCAGAATATAGGCATTAAAACAGATAACCTCGGAATAAATGGAAATGGGCCTGGCATTATGACTAATAGTGCTAACATTTACAGCACAGTCAGAGGAGGTAGTGTAGAAAGGAATCTTGGgactaataataatgaagtAATTTCAGGACGGGCTGGTAATGATGCTAACACTAGTGGAGAAAATGGCAGGGTAAGTGATACTTCTAGAAATGTCGGCAGCAGTGTTTCTAATAACGGCGTTAGTTGGAGTAGTAATGTAGGAGAGATCAGCGATAACAACAGGAATAGTGGTGCTGGTGTAGTTGCTGGTAATACAGGTGCTAATGCAGTTGTGGGTGTGGTAACAACAGTGAAGCAGCGAGCTGTGAAAGGCCAAACTGTTCTTTTGCCATGCCCTTCCCAAGGCTCCCCTCCCCCACGCCTTTCCTGGCTCCTGCCTGGTAACGGTGTCTTGCCAGCTCCTTATTATGGCAGCCGACTTACTGTGCACCGAAATGGCTCTCTAGAGCTGCGAGGAGTGCGCACTAGTGATGCTGGGACCTTGGTTTGCATAGTTAGAGGTGAGAGAGGACAGATGAGGATACAGGTGGAGCTGGAGGTCTCTGAGCTACAGGAGGAGGCCAGATCTCCACACAGGGGAGCAACTGTGGAAAGGCCTGTGCAGGAGAACACTCGTATAATCGAGAGGCCTCGCTCATTGGATTCGGCTCAATCCTTCAACTCAAGGCCAGCATTGCCTGGGACACTTCGTCCAAGAATCCCAATTACTCAAAAGCCTCTACACAGAGCCCAGTCTTTACCAGTTTTACCTCGCCCAGTTGGCCCTCCACCCCGCTCAGTGAGCCCCGTCTCAGAGCCAGCAGTCAGCACCAGAACGGCTCCCTTAGTAAGCATTATTAATGGAGAGACTCTCCGTCTTCCTTGTCCTGCCTCTCACACCTATGGATACACCCAAGGCTCGCTCACATGGACAATGCCGAGTGGCAAATTGCTATCCCGGGGGGAGAGCAGTGACTCAGGCCGATACATAGTCCAACAGGATGGAACACTAACAGTGCAACATGCCTCTGTGTTTGACCGCGGCACCTACACCTGCAGATCCAGTAGTTTTGACTCCTCTTCAATATCAGTCGCCACCGTTCCCGTCATCGTCATCGCCTACCCCCCACGCATCACAGCAGGCCCCTCCCCTGTGACCTACACTCGACCCGGGGTTGCTGTGGAGCTGCCATGCCTGACAATAGCAACTCCCCGGGCAACAATCACCTGGGAAACACCAGACCTGACACAGCTGACGGCGATGGGTCAGGCTCGTATCTATGGCAACCGCTACCTTAGTCCTCAGGGATCTTTGGTGATACAGAACCCGACAAGCCGGGATACAGGATTTTACAGGTGCACCGCCAAAAATGTAATAGGAGTAGACACCAAGGCGACCTACCTGCATGTTATATAA